From a region of the Lactuca sativa cultivar Salinas chromosome 4, Lsat_Salinas_v11, whole genome shotgun sequence genome:
- the LOC111909993 gene encoding uncharacterized protein LOC111909993 — translation MTTSHLSVIKCVSLRELHLNRVRISEEALNNILSSCSFLVTIELSKIYADSCEGFKMLKFINLPRLYKLRIALEGWQSTSLEIRDVPNLGVFSYQLFHSARLWDPHPLPFNANAHSISLGSNVTQLMLGGVIADNAGLDMIKSGFPSLEGLTLHLTSWMLGSFHFTCASIKRLSLQSCPESLIDVQVHAPKLLFFDFGGDMLPSLLFPDSSLLLVKLSLFLNLPVDVDFFLKMREALTLSRNCDLRIITENNSKLPFNIDIEDLRRRLLFPPATNVQELEFETVEDECLWERSPFFDAFFEICHPNLVYAKPDMTYRDNNHFCRLMLREVLETTAGAAFWPHHLKRVQIKRHKKWKTLTNS, via the coding sequence ATGACGACTAGCCATCTTTCTGTGATCAAGTGTGTGTCCCTACGAGAACTGCACTTGAATCGTGTGCGCATAAGTGAAGAGGCACTCAATAACATATTGTCGTCTTGTAGCTTTCTTGTGACTATAGAGCTTTCAAAAATATACGCTGATTCTTGCGAGGGGTTCAAGATGTTGAAGTTTATAAACCTTCCTCGTCTTTACAAATTACGCATAGCTTTGGAAGGTTGGCAATCTACTTCTTTGGAAATTCGTGATGTCCCAAATCTTGGCGTGTTTAGCTACCAATTATTTCATTCAGCACGTTTGTGGGACCCACACCCTCTTCCATTCAACGCAAACGCACATTCGATATCATTAGGAAGCAATGTGACACAATTAATGTTAGGTGGTGTGATAGCGGACAACGCAGGTCTGGACATGATCAAATCAGGTTTTCCTTCTCTCGAGGGTTTGACGCTTCATCTGACGTCTTGGATGTTGGGAAGCTTCCATTTCACATGTGCTTCAATCAAGAGATTGTCCTTGCAGTCGTGCCCAGAAAGCCTTATCGATGTACAAGTGCATGCTCCAAAATTACTTTTTTTCGACTTCGGTGGCGACATGCTGCCTAGTCTCTTGTTTCCGGACTCATCTCTCTTGCTTGTTAAGCTTTCACTCTTTCTCAACCTTCCTGTTGATGTTGATTTTTTTCTCAAGATGAGGGAAGCACTCACTTTATCACGCAACTGCGACCTTCGTATAATAACTGAGAACAACTCTAAGTTGCCATTCAACATTGACATCGAGGATCTAAGAAGAAGGCTCCTCTTTCCTCCTGCTACGAACGTCCAAGAACTCGAGTTTGAAACCGTTGAGGATGAATGCCTTTGGGAACGATCCCCATTTTTTGATGCATTCTTTGAGATTTGCCATCCCAATCTCGTATATGCAAAGCCAGACATGACGTACAGAGACAATAATCACTTTTGCAGGCTGATGCTGAGGGAGGTCTTGGAGACGACGGCAGGAGCTGCATTTTGGCCTCATCACCTGAAACGTGTTCAAATAAAACGCCACAAAAAATGGAAAACCCTAACAAATTCATAG